The genome window ATCGGCATCGGCATCGGCATCGGCATCGGCATCGGCATCGCCGGTCGGCGGACGTTCGACGACCTCCAGGACGAGGACGACGAGCAGCGACAGGGCCAGAGTCCACAGCACGAGCGCGGGGCTGAGCGGACGCACGAGCAGCACGACCGCCGCGCCGGCCACGATGATCGCGCCCCTCAGGAGAGAGCGTCGCGAGTACAGCCATCCGCCGACGCGCCCGCTGCTCAGGCCGCGCCGTTCCAGGGCTCCGCGCAGCGAGGCGGCGCCACCGTTCACAACGGCGCGAAGTCGTCGTGGAACCTCGAAGGGGCCCGCGAACCACGCGACCACGGCGGTGACGAGCGCGAGCACGAGCACAGCCACGGCGGTGTCGCGCATGGCGCCGCCGACCAGTTCGTAGATCGCGCCCCCGGCATCCGCGGGAATGCCGTTGCTGCGGAGGGCCGCGTCGAAGAGCACCCTGCCGATGGCGAGGGCCGCGAGCACGATCAGCATCACGAGACCGAGGGAGAGCGCTGCGGTGATCAGCGCGACCGAGCGTCGTCGCGCGACGACCACGCCGGCGGCGAGGAACACGATCGCCACCCACGGCAACCAGAGTCCGGCCGCCACCACCAGCTCGTAGGCGAGCTGGACGGAGGCGAGGGAGTCGACCTGCGCGACGGTGATCGTGCGATCGACCGTCGGAATCGATGCCGCGAACCCGACGCCCTGGTCGACGAGCACTTCTTTCGCGGCGTCGATGATCGGCGACAGCTGAATCCCGATCGTGCCGTCGGACCCGAGTGCGATGGCTGCATCCGGATCGTTCTGCAACGCGGACACCACCTGCGAGTGGCTGATGCGGAGCGCCGACGCCCAGACGTTCGCGAACGCTTCGGACTCGACGAAGCGCTCGACCAGGCTTCCCACGAGCGATTGCAGCCCCTGCGCGGCGGGTCCCTTCAGCAGCTCCAGTGCACGAGTCGCCGCGGGGCCGGTGCCGAGCTCGATGACGCCGTCGATCACGTCCGTGGTGAGGGTGGGTATGTCCACCTGTCCCTCGATCGCCTCGACGACCTGGTCGGTGACCGCTGCCTGCACGGCAGGATCGTTCGCGAGCACGCTGTAGCTCGCGACGAACCGGTCGGTGTCGGTGAGCTGCACGTTGGCCCAGGCGGCGACGAGGGCGAGGGGGGCGATGAGCGTCCCCAGCACGATCAGGACGGTGGCCGAGAGGGTGCGTCCCCACCCGCGGGATCGGCGGCGCGGCTCGACCGGACCGGGCGTCGGCGTGGGGGTGACCGCCGGGATGCCACCACGGAGGGCGCTGTTCTCGGCTTCGAGGGCGGCGAGGCGTCGCTGCAGCTCTTGGACCGTGGACCGTGCCATGGCGTTCTCCTTCCTCAGACTTTCGCGTTCTGACGCGGGATGTGGACCTGCGTGATGATCAGCAGGATCGCTGCGGTGATCGGGATCGACACCGGAGCGCCGAGCAGGGCCTCGCCGATGAGCGCCCCGATGATGAGGGGTGACTCCTCAGGCACGCTCGCATCGCTCACGGTGCCACTCTCGGGCTCAGGGCGTACGGCCGCGTCACCCTTTCAGGGGGATATACCGCGGCGTCAGATCAGTCCGAGATCCTGAGCGCGCGCGACGGCGGAGTTGCGGTTGGGAACCGCCAGCTTTCGGTAGATGTGAGCCATGTGGGTCTTGATCGTGTTGGGCGACACGTAGCAGCGGGCAGCGAGCTCGATGTTGGTCATCCGGGTCGGCAGGTACGCGAGTATCTCGAGTTCGCGATCCGTGAGCTGCTCGGCCAGCTCGGGCGAGGATGCGCGGGCGCGACGGAGCAGGCTCACCCGTTCCAGCACGGTGGCGCGGAACGGCGTCGGGGTGCCGGGGAGGTCGGCGATCAGACGCGTGACTTCGGGGCCCGCGCGCACGAAGACGGCGACCAGATCGTGCTGTGAGGCCAGTTCGAGGGCCCTGTGCATGGCGTCCGCGCCCCCGCCCGCGCCGCCCTCTCGGTCGTCGAGCCAGGAGCGGAGGATGAGCTGCTCCACGCCGGCGCGAGGCACCGACTCAGGCGGCTCCGGGGAGGCAGCATCGAGGTGGGCGCGAGCGAGGTCGAGACGGTTGCGGGTGAGTGCGGCGGCGGTCGCCTCGAACACCAGAGGCGACCAGCGTCCTGCCGACGGATGACGCAATCCACCGTTCGACGCATGCGCGAGGCGCAGCGCGCGAGCCTCCTCGGCTTCGAGCGCCTCCGCGACGATCGGCGGCGGCGTCGACGGAAGAGGATCGACCGGGTCGACGACGTCTCCCTCGCTGAGAACCCTCGTGAGGTGCGCGATCCACATGAGCTGAGTGCGGTGGTTCGCGACGGCGCGGAGCGCACCCTCGTGCAGGGGTGTGGCGGCGGCGGACGGGGTGCCCCGCTCGATCGATGCGAGCGCCGCCGCGAGGAAGGCATCCGCGGGCGACGGATGTGCGAGCAGCCCGGTCTCGGCGGCCAGGTCCAGTGCTTCCTCCGAGAATGCCGTGGCGACGCGCAGCCGTCCTGCCCACGCCTCCAGCAGCGCGAGCGAGCCGAGGAGATGGATGCGGTACAGGCTGTACTGGGCGCCCGGCTCGGCGAGCGCCTCGTCGAATCGTCGTCGCGCCGCGGCGAGATCGCCGGCGAGGAAGAGCGCGCGGCCCGCCGAAGTCAGCGAACTCGTGCGCAGCAGGTGCGGGTGGGTGAGGCCCAGCAGCTCGGGTGGGTGCAGATCCGGATGCTCGCGGAGCAGCACTGCAGCCGATTCGGCAGCCTGCAGTGCGACGCGGGGATCAGACCGGAACTGCACCCGCGCGGCGAGATACGTGTGGATGATCGCCGATCGGTCCGGCGTGAGAGTCGGCCGATCGGCCTGTTCGCGCAGCACGTCCTCGGCTCGGGCCGCGTCTCCGTTCATCATCAGCAGCATCCCGCGCAGGATCTCGACGTCAGGTCGGGTCGCACGGAACTCTGCCGGCAACGCATCGAGCCACCGGCTGACAGACACGGTGTCGTTGCGTTCGAGCACCTCGCGGCCGTGTCCGGAGATGACGGTCGCCGCCCGGTCCCACGATCCGGCCCCGAGGAGGTAGTCGATGGCAGAAGGCGCATCGCCCCGGGCGAGGTGCCAATCGGCCGCGGCCCTGCGGATCTCGGTCGCAGCTCCCGGGTGCTCGGCCTTCAACCGGTAGCGCAGGAGCTCTCGGAACATCGGGTGGAAGCGGAACCACTCCCGATTCCGATCGAGTGCGACGAGGAACATCGACTCTCTCTCGAGCTCCTCGAAGAGCGACGTCGAGTCGTCGACGGAGAGGATCGACTCGACGAGTTCTGCGGACATCCGGTCGAGGACCGACAGGCGCAGCAGCAGCGATCGGCGCTCGGGAGGCTGCTGGGCCAGAGCCTGTTCGCTCAGATACTCGGAGATGAGGCGATCGGTGCCGCGCAGCTCCCTCGCGAACTGCTCCGGATCAGCTTCGCTGCGCAGACCGAGACCGGTCAGCACCACGCCGGCGGCCCACCCCTCGGTGCGCTCCATGACCGCTGAGAGAGTGCGGGGGCTGACGGGAGCGCCGATGATCCGTTCGAGCAGCGTCGCACTCGCGGCCTCATCGAGCGCAAGGTCGCTCTGTCGCAGCTCGATCAGCGAGTGGCTCAGCCGGTGACGCCCCCAGCCGAGGCCGTAGTCGATACGTGACGAGAAGATGAGGTGGGTGTGCTCGGGAACGTTGTCGGCGAGCCACCAGAGGTCTGGCAGCAGCGGCGACCCGGCGAGGTGCTGCAGGTCGTCGAGCACGAGCACGACGGGGGGATGCTCGCGGAAGACGCCGACGAGAGACTCGAGGACAGGACGCCCCAAGGCGCGCGCGTTGACGGCATGGGGCCGTCCGAGGTCTCTCGTCCCGCGGCCGGGGGGCAGCACCGCGCTCAGCAGGTGATCGAGGAGGCGGCGCGGATCGCTGTCGGCCTGCTCCAGCCCGATCCAGATGACACGCACGTCGGGGTGCGATGCCGCCCACTGCGACAGCAGCACCGTCTTGCCGGAGCCGGCCGGGGCGACGACGACGCTGAGGGGCGCGTTCAGCGTCGCGTCGAGTCGGCTACGCAATCGTGGTCGCTCGACGGCGTGGGCCGGCGGGGGAGGTATGGCTGTCATCGGCGATTCCGCTGTCAGTATGGCAGGGCGCGGTCGCATCATCCACAGCCGGTTCAGATCATCCGCAGAGGATGAGGACGGCTCCGATGCGCGCGTGCATCATGGGACGATCGCGCTCGCGCCGATGTTGCTCGTGCTCCAGAGAGGCTGTCGTCATGACCCGGGTCTTCGAAGTGCTCGTCCGAGGACGGATGAGCCCGCAGCTCGCACAGGCGCTGGACGGCTTCACGGTGCAGGACAGACCAGGCGGACTCACGAGCATCCTCGGACCGGTCGACGATCAGCCGCGCCTGCTGGGTCTTCTCGGAGCCTTCGACGACCTCCACATCGAGGTCATCTCGGTGAATCCCGTCCCCGCGGTGCAGGACGCGTCACCCGCGCAGGGTGACGCGGGCGCATCCGCACGTGGCTAGCTTCGGAGCTGGTACTCACCACCTCCGACCGAAAGGCATCGCGCATGTCCATCTGGGATCTCGTGGCCTGGTTCTTCTGGGCCTTCGTCTTCATCTCGTACCTCATGGTCGTCTTCACGATCATCGGCGACATCTTCCGAGACAGCTCTCTGAACGGCTGGCTGAAGGCGGTGTGGATCATCTTCCTCGTCTTCCTCCCGTTCCTGACATCACTCGTGTATCTCATCGCCCGCGGGCAGGGGATGGCGCAGCGGCGCGGCGAGCAGATCGCCGAACTGCACGCCGCTCAGACCGCCTACATCCGGGAGACCGCGGGGTCTTCTCCGGCCGACGACATCACGAAGGCACGAGGACTTCTCGATTCGGGCGTGATCACCCAGGCCGAGTTCGAGACGCTCAAGGCGAAGGCGCTCGCGTCCTAGCCGATCCGGGGAGCGGCCGACGGGCGGAGGACGTCCGTCGACCACCTGGACGGGCGAGCCGAGTCACCCGAGAAGTGTGATGACCCCGTCGGGAGTCCGAGGCAAGCTGGAGGCCGACGAAGGGCGGGAGGCCGGGCATGACCGAACTGACCATAGGCATGATGACGGATGATGCGGAGACGTCCGTGCAGCTGGACGCACGCCGCTTCAACCGGCACACGTTCTGGTGCGGCCAGAGCGGCAGCGGCAAGACATACGCGCTCGGCGTCGTGCTCGAGCAGCTCCTGCTGCACACCGAACTGCCGATGCTCATCCTTGATCCGAATGCCGACTTCGTGAGGCTGGCGGAGACGAGAGCGGGCGCTTCGACCGAGCATGCGGCCGCCATCGCGCAGACCGACATCCGCGTGTTCCGATCGGGTCACGGAGAGGGCGACAAGCTGCACGCCCGATACATCGATCTGTCTCCGGCCGCCAAGGCCGCGGTTCTGCAGATCGACCCGATCGCCGATGCCGAGGAGTACAACGTCCTGCTCCACTGGCCCGTCAGCACCACGGACTTCGACGCCGACGACATGCTGAGACAGTTCCGCGCGACAGGAGACCCGGCGCATATCCGGCTCGCGAATCGCATGGAGAACCTGCAGGTGCTCGAGTGGGACCTCTGGTCCAGAGGAGCCGGATCCGTCGTCGATGTGATCGCTGAACGGCCGAGGGCCACCGTCCTCGACCTCGGGGGATTCGACCACCCTGCGGAGCCGAAGGTGGCAGCGCTCGCCGTGCTCGAGGCGCTGTGGATGCAGCGAGAGAGCCGTCGGCCGCTCCTCATCGTGATCGACGAGGCGCACAACCTCTGCTCACCCGAGCCGCGCACCGCCGTCGAGAAGGCTGTCACCGAGAGGCTCGTGCAGATCGCGGCGGAGGGACGCAAGTTCGGTCTCTGGCTCTTCCTGTCGACGCAGCGGCCCACCAAGATCCACCCCAACGTGCTCTCGCAGTGCGACAACCTCGGCCTCATGCGCGTGAACGCCCCGAGGGACATCGCCGAGCTGGCCGACGTGTTCGGCTTCGTGGGAGAGGACGACATCCGCCGGGCCCAGGGATTCGCTCAGGGGCAGGCGCTGTTCGCCGGTGGCTTCATCGCGCAGCCGACGTTCGCGCAGATGGGGGAGCGGCTGACCGAGGAAGCGGGCGCAGACGTGCGAGTACCGCTGCGCTCGTGACCGAGTGATCCGCGGTTCAGCGCCAGATGACTGCGATGCCGGCGTTGAGCGCCGTCAGGATGCCGACCAGCCAGAACATCGCGACGGGCACGGATCCGGACTTGCGCTGCCTCGAGGCGCCGATGCCGAGAAGCGCGCCGATCGCGAGCAGCACCACGAGCTTCGTGCCGATCTTGGCGTAGTTCATCTCGACGCCGTCGGGCAGACCCCACGGAGCGGCGAGGGCGAGACCTGCGACCGCGGCGATCGTCATGCCGATGCTCATCAGCCGGGTGAACTCGCGCTTTCCGCCGAACGCCTGCACCGCCCAGGCCCCGAACAGCACGGCGAAGCCGATGAGGTGGACGAACAGAACGACGTGGCGCAGAGTCTCCATGCCCTCACGGTACGAGCACGCGGGGCGTGCGCGCCAGCAAGGGCAGGCTGACCTCTCAGCCGCGCAGCTCGCGCACGAGGAGGGCGGTGCGCAGCGCGGCATCCGCAGCCTCCGCACCCTTGTCCTCCTTCGATCCTTCGAGCCCTGCGCGGTCGAGGCCCTGCTTCTCGTCGTCGAGCGTCAGCACGCCGAAGCCGACAGGTTTGCCCGCATCGAGCGAGACGCGGGTCAGTCCGTCGGTCGTCGCGGCCGAGACGTACTCGAAGTGCGGGGTGCCGCCTCGGATGATCACGCCGAGGGCCACCACGGCGTCGGCGCCGCCGGCGAACGCCGCCTGCGCGGCGAGGGCCAGCTCGAACGAACCGGGCACGCGCACGAGTCGGTAGGCGGCGTCGGCGTCGTCGAGGACGCGCTGCGCACCGGCGATCAGGCCGTCGGTGATCACGTCATGCCACGTGCCGGCCACGATGACGACCTTCAATCCGCGTCCGTCGATCTTCTCGGTCTTGGGTGCTCCTGCGCCGCTCATGTGTGGTCCTTCTTTCCGTCGGCGAGAGCCTCTGCGAGCTCCGCCTCTCCGATGATGTGACCCATCCGGTCACGTTTGGTCTCGAGGTACTGGTGGTTGTTCGGTCCGACGCCGACGATCAGCGGGACCTGCTCGACGACGTCGAGCCCGAGGCCGCGCAGCTGGTTCACCTTGTCGGTGTTGTTCGTCAGCAGGCGCACCTTCGATACACCGAGGTCGGCGAGGATGCCGGCAGCCGCTGCGTAGTCGCGGGCATCGGCCGGCAGCCCGAGTGCGAGGTTGGCGTCGACCGTGTCGAGGCCTTCCTCCTGCAGGCTGTAGGCACGGAGCTTGTTGATGAGGCCGATGCCTCGACCCTCGTGTCCGCGCATGTAGATGACGATGCCGCCGTCCTGCTCGATCGCGTCGAGAGCCGCATCGAGTTGAGGGCCGCACTCACACTTCAGCGAGCCGAAGGCCTCGCCCGTCAGACACTCCGAGTGCACCCTCACGAGAGCGGTCTCGCCGGGCTCGCCCGAGACGACGGCGATGTGGTCAGTGCCGGTCACCCTGTCTTTGTACGCCAGGAAGCGGAACGTGCCGTGCGTGGTGGGCACGGTCGCATCCGCGCGGAGGCTCACGCGCCTGCTGGCGCGTTCAGGAGACCAGCCGGTGGGGTCGATCTCGTTGAGATGGGCGATGAGCTGTTCGATCGTGATGACCGGCACCCCATCGCGCGCGCCGAGCTCGATGAGTCCGGGAAGCCTCATCATGCTGCCGTCCTCGGCGACGACCTCGGCGATCGCGCCGACCGGGCGGAGTCCCGCGAGCTTCATCAGATCGACGGCAGCCTCGGTGTGACCGCTGCGTTCGCGGACTCCGCCGTCGACCGCACGGAGGGGGAGGACGTGTCCGGGGCGGATGATGCTGGTGGCCGTCGACGCAGGGTTCGCCAGGACGTTCAGCGTGTGGGCGCGGTCGTGCGCACTGATGCCGGTGGTGACGCCCTCGGCCGCGTCGACGCTGACCGTGTACGCCGTCGAGCGCGCGTCCTCGGAGGCGGCGACCATCGGCTGCAGGTTCAGGTTGTCTGCGAGGTCGGCAGGCATCGGCGCGCAGATGAACCCGGACGACCAGCGGACGGTCCAGGCGACCCACTCGGGGGTCGCGAGCTCGGCGGAGAGCACGACATCGCCCTCGTTCTCGCGGTTCTCGTCGTCGGCGACGAGCACGGGACGCCCAGCGCGGAGGGCCTCGAGGGCCTCGGGGATGGTGGAAAGGCTCATCGTGAGCCTCCTTCCGGTGCTGCCCTGAACGCCAGCAGGCGTTCGACGTGACGGGCGAGGATGTCGGTCTCCAGGTTCACACGGTCGCCGACCGCGCGCGAGCCGAGGGTGGTGGCGGCGAGTGTCTCGGGGATCAGGGAGATCTCGAACCAGTGGCTCGCCGCATCCGCCGCGCTCACCGC of Microbacterium sp. LWH13-1.2 contains these proteins:
- a CDS encoding LuxR C-terminal-related transcriptional regulator, translating into MRSRLDATLNAPLSVVVAPAGSGKTVLLSQWAASHPDVRVIWIGLEQADSDPRRLLDHLLSAVLPPGRGTRDLGRPHAVNARALGRPVLESLVGVFREHPPVVLVLDDLQHLAGSPLLPDLWWLADNVPEHTHLIFSSRIDYGLGWGRHRLSHSLIELRQSDLALDEAASATLLERIIGAPVSPRTLSAVMERTEGWAAGVVLTGLGLRSEADPEQFARELRGTDRLISEYLSEQALAQQPPERRSLLLRLSVLDRMSAELVESILSVDDSTSLFEELERESMFLVALDRNREWFRFHPMFRELLRYRLKAEHPGAATEIRRAAADWHLARGDAPSAIDYLLGAGSWDRAATVISGHGREVLERNDTVSVSRWLDALPAEFRATRPDVEILRGMLLMMNGDAARAEDVLREQADRPTLTPDRSAIIHTYLAARVQFRSDPRVALQAAESAAVLLREHPDLHPPELLGLTHPHLLRTSSLTSAGRALFLAGDLAAARRRFDEALAEPGAQYSLYRIHLLGSLALLEAWAGRLRVATAFSEEALDLAAETGLLAHPSPADAFLAAALASIERGTPSAAATPLHEGALRAVANHRTQLMWIAHLTRVLSEGDVVDPVDPLPSTPPPIVAEALEAEEARALRLAHASNGGLRHPSAGRWSPLVFEATAAALTRNRLDLARAHLDAASPEPPESVPRAGVEQLILRSWLDDREGGAGGGADAMHRALELASQHDLVAVFVRAGPEVTRLIADLPGTPTPFRATVLERVSLLRRARASSPELAEQLTDRELEILAYLPTRMTNIELAARCYVSPNTIKTHMAHIYRKLAVPNRNSAVARAQDLGLI
- a CDS encoding SHOCT domain-containing protein; its protein translation is MSIWDLVAWFFWAFVFISYLMVVFTIIGDIFRDSSLNGWLKAVWIIFLVFLPFLTSLVYLIARGQGMAQRRGEQIAELHAAQTAYIRETAGSSPADDITKARGLLDSGVITQAEFETLKAKALAS
- a CDS encoding ATP-binding protein: MTELTIGMMTDDAETSVQLDARRFNRHTFWCGQSGSGKTYALGVVLEQLLLHTELPMLILDPNADFVRLAETRAGASTEHAAAIAQTDIRVFRSGHGEGDKLHARYIDLSPAAKAAVLQIDPIADAEEYNVLLHWPVSTTDFDADDMLRQFRATGDPAHIRLANRMENLQVLEWDLWSRGAGSVVDVIAERPRATVLDLGGFDHPAEPKVAALAVLEALWMQRESRRPLLIVIDEAHNLCSPEPRTAVEKAVTERLVQIAAEGRKFGLWLFLSTQRPTKIHPNVLSQCDNLGLMRVNAPRDIAELADVFGFVGEDDIRRAQGFAQGQALFAGGFIAQPTFAQMGERLTEEAGADVRVPLRS
- a CDS encoding Fe-S protein, with the translated sequence METLRHVVLFVHLIGFAVLFGAWAVQAFGGKREFTRLMSIGMTIAAVAGLALAAPWGLPDGVEMNYAKIGTKLVVLLAIGALLGIGASRQRKSGSVPVAMFWLVGILTALNAGIAVIWR
- the ribH gene encoding 6,7-dimethyl-8-ribityllumazine synthase, coding for MSGAGAPKTEKIDGRGLKVVIVAGTWHDVITDGLIAGAQRVLDDADAAYRLVRVPGSFELALAAQAAFAGGADAVVALGVIIRGGTPHFEYVSAATTDGLTRVSLDAGKPVGFGVLTLDDEKQGLDRAGLEGSKEDKGAEAADAALRTALLVRELRG
- the ribA gene encoding GTP cyclohydrolase II; this encodes MSLSTIPEALEALRAGRPVLVADDENRENEGDVVLSAELATPEWVAWTVRWSSGFICAPMPADLADNLNLQPMVAASEDARSTAYTVSVDAAEGVTTGISAHDRAHTLNVLANPASTATSIIRPGHVLPLRAVDGGVRERSGHTEAAVDLMKLAGLRPVGAIAEVVAEDGSMMRLPGLIELGARDGVPVITIEQLIAHLNEIDPTGWSPERASRRVSLRADATVPTTHGTFRFLAYKDRVTGTDHIAVVSGEPGETALVRVHSECLTGEAFGSLKCECGPQLDAALDAIEQDGGIVIYMRGHEGRGIGLINKLRAYSLQEEGLDTVDANLALGLPADARDYAAAAGILADLGVSKVRLLTNNTDKVNQLRGLGLDVVEQVPLIVGVGPNNHQYLETKRDRMGHIIGEAELAEALADGKKDHT